One window of Chryseobacterium indologenes genomic DNA carries:
- a CDS encoding S46 family peptidase codes for MTKKILLSVFLLPAAMAFAQQYGGMWIPTELNEKEMKDLGMKISAKDIFNPQKPSIKDAVVQFNGGCTAEIISPKGLLLTNHHCGFGQIQAHSTVQNDLLSNGFWAKNTQGELPNPGVKVDFIVDIKEVTDQILEGTDNLTEPELTKRINNNIEVYKNSQKIESYQSIMVKPMYYGNKYYAYTIETYKDIRLVGAPPQSIGKFGSDTDNWVWPRHTGDFSMFRIYADKNNRPAEYSNDNVPYVPKHYLPVSIKDKNENDFTFVFGFPGKTTEYLPAIGVEKIMKDIDPARIAVRDVALKTLDEKMRVDNETRIKYASKYASVANYWKKWIGEVEGLKKSNAVEKKVMYEGSLVAKNPEIKNTLDQLNKLYNDQAPYALNNAYFTEVVKNAETLKLAGDYYDFVASVEAGRMDEKELTKLKTKLTSFYKDYSAELDAKVTAKLLALYANKTAPQFLPAGFSKYKDESPNIPVIEDMSKNSIITGRAAVNGGTLTADIDKAFSNQDKLIKTLKKDPIYQLYVSMKETYMKTADPQYTSMQAKIDALQKKFMAQQMQTDKDRKFFPDANSTLRVTYGKVKGSTPRDAVSYGYQTHLAGVMEKYIPGDYEFDVPKKLIDLYNKKDFGNYKDKTGDVPVGFTATNHTTGGNSGSPALDANGNLVGLNFDRQWEGTMSDINYDPRFSRNIMVDTKYILFIIEKFADSKWLVDEMKIIK; via the coding sequence ATGACAAAAAAGATACTTTTATCTGTATTTCTTTTGCCAGCTGCAATGGCATTTGCACAACAATATGGAGGAATGTGGATTCCTACTGAGCTGAATGAAAAGGAAATGAAGGATTTGGGAATGAAGATTTCTGCAAAAGATATTTTCAACCCTCAGAAACCAAGCATAAAGGATGCGGTAGTACAGTTTAACGGCGGATGTACTGCAGAAATTATTTCGCCTAAAGGACTGCTTTTAACCAATCACCACTGCGGTTTCGGTCAGATTCAGGCGCATTCTACCGTTCAGAATGACCTTCTTTCAAACGGATTCTGGGCAAAAAATACACAGGGAGAACTTCCTAATCCGGGCGTAAAAGTAGACTTTATTGTAGATATAAAAGAAGTTACTGATCAGATTTTGGAAGGCACAGATAACCTGACGGAACCGGAACTTACCAAAAGGATCAACAATAATATTGAGGTTTATAAAAACTCTCAGAAAATTGAATCTTACCAATCAATCATGGTAAAGCCAATGTATTATGGAAACAAATACTATGCTTACACCATCGAAACTTATAAAGATATCCGTCTTGTAGGAGCTCCGCCTCAAAGCATCGGGAAATTCGGAAGTGATACAGACAACTGGGTTTGGCCTAGACATACCGGAGATTTCTCTATGTTCAGAATCTATGCAGACAAAAACAACAGACCTGCAGAATATTCAAATGACAACGTACCTTACGTTCCAAAACACTACTTACCGGTTTCTATAAAAGATAAAAACGAAAACGATTTTACGTTTGTATTCGGATTCCCGGGAAAGACTACAGAATATCTTCCTGCAATAGGCGTAGAGAAAATCATGAAGGATATTGATCCTGCAAGAATTGCTGTACGTGATGTTGCTTTAAAAACTCTGGATGAAAAAATGCGTGTTGATAATGAAACACGTATCAAATACGCTTCAAAATATGCTTCTGTAGCGAACTACTGGAAAAAATGGATTGGTGAAGTAGAAGGATTGAAGAAATCCAATGCTGTAGAAAAGAAAGTAATGTACGAAGGCTCTTTGGTTGCTAAAAATCCGGAGATCAAAAATACATTGGATCAGTTGAATAAACTGTACAATGATCAGGCACCTTATGCTTTAAACAATGCTTATTTCACGGAAGTCGTAAAAAATGCAGAAACATTGAAGCTTGCCGGTGATTATTATGATTTTGTAGCTTCTGTGGAGGCCGGAAGAATGGATGAGAAGGAACTTACAAAGTTAAAAACAAAATTAACCTCTTTCTACAAAGATTACAGTGCAGAGCTTGATGCTAAAGTAACCGCAAAACTATTGGCTTTATATGCTAATAAAACAGCACCTCAGTTTTTACCGGCTGGTTTCAGCAAATATAAAGATGAAAGCCCGAATATTCCTGTAATAGAAGATATGTCTAAAAATTCTATCATCACAGGAAGAGCTGCTGTGAATGGGGGAACATTGACTGCAGATATTGATAAAGCGTTTTCTAACCAGGATAAACTGATCAAGACTTTAAAGAAAGATCCTATTTATCAGTTGTATGTTTCTATGAAAGAAACCTATATGAAAACCGCAGATCCGCAGTATACTTCAATGCAGGCAAAAATCGATGCTTTACAGAAAAAGTTCATGGCACAGCAGATGCAGACGGATAAAGACAGAAAATTCTTCCCGGATGCTAACTCAACGCTTCGTGTGACGTATGGTAAAGTAAAAGGATCTACACCTAGAGATGCGGTTTCTTACGGATACCAGACTCACCTGGCAGGAGTAATGGAAAAATATATTCCTGGAGATTACGAATTCGATGTTCCAAAGAAGCTGATTGACCTTTACAACAAAAAAGATTTCGGTAACTATAAAGATAAAACAGGTGATGTTCCTGTAGGATTCACTGCAACGAACCACACTACCGGAGGAAACTCAGGAAGCCCTGCTCTTGATGCCAACGGAAATCTTGTAGGATTGAATTTCGACAGACAGTGGGAAGGAACTATGAGTGATATCAACTATGATCCACGTTTCAGCAGAAACATCATGGTAGACACAAAATATATCCTTTTCATCATTGAAAAGTTCGCTGACTCAAAGTGGCTTGTTGATGAAATGAAAATTATAAAATAA
- a CDS encoding potassium-transporting ATPase subunit F, which produces MWSLFFLSILAFVYICYVLIKPEKF; this is translated from the coding sequence ATGTGGAGTTTATTTTTCCTCTCAATACTTGCCTTTGTGTATATCTGTTATGTTTTAATAAAACCTGAAAAATTTTAA
- a CDS encoding GNAT family N-acetyltransferase, which yields MITLKTFNRKELEDFISSGAFLQYDFLPVTKHRALSHIRNPKASEEDTLLILAFSEEKLIGYVGCFPDYFIINGKKIRYAWLSTLYANPEYRKKRPAKALLKKVFEEYEGRIAITEFTKEAEALYNIMGVFEYVFPKEGKRYYFRTDAAKMIPEKRPGTQPLKPLFQALDAAASVFISIKNLPVQKPDFKYEVLPRIDKESADFMTEFSGVRNADEINTFIDYPWVLEGRKDEKYLFSSFAGTFKYFWIKIFDQNNQLKACLLLQLRDGYLKIPYLFSTSDLAEVVQFLNYFIIINKVKGFTSYQARLNKAIQESKAFSHIYNRNFKREYLFHQRLLELLPDNFNPNYQDGDGDCMMT from the coding sequence ATGATAACGCTGAAAACATTCAACAGAAAAGAACTGGAAGATTTTATATCATCCGGAGCATTTTTGCAGTATGATTTTCTTCCTGTTACGAAACATCGTGCATTATCACATATTCGGAATCCTAAAGCATCAGAGGAAGATACCCTTCTTATTCTGGCTTTCTCTGAAGAAAAACTGATCGGTTATGTAGGATGCTTCCCGGATTATTTTATCATTAATGGAAAAAAAATCCGATATGCGTGGCTGAGCACTTTGTATGCAAACCCTGAATACCGGAAAAAAAGACCCGCAAAAGCATTGCTGAAAAAGGTTTTTGAAGAATATGAAGGTAGAATTGCCATTACAGAATTTACCAAAGAAGCAGAAGCACTTTACAATATCATGGGTGTTTTTGAATATGTCTTTCCTAAAGAGGGGAAAAGGTATTACTTCAGAACCGATGCCGCTAAAATGATTCCTGAAAAAAGACCGGGAACACAACCATTGAAGCCACTTTTTCAGGCTTTGGATGCTGCTGCCAGTGTATTCATCTCAATAAAAAACTTACCAGTACAGAAACCGGATTTCAAATATGAAGTTCTTCCTCGTATTGACAAAGAAAGTGCTGATTTTATGACTGAATTTTCCGGGGTACGCAATGCAGATGAAATCAATACTTTTATAGACTATCCATGGGTTTTGGAAGGTAGAAAAGATGAAAAATATCTCTTTTCAAGCTTTGCGGGTACATTTAAATATTTTTGGATTAAGATTTTCGATCAGAATAATCAGCTCAAAGCTTGCTTACTATTACAGCTCCGCGACGGATACCTTAAAATTCCCTACCTTTTTTCAACTTCTGACTTAGCTGAGGTAGTTCAGTTTTTAAATTACTTCATTATCATCAATAAAGTGAAAGGCTTTACCAGTTATCAGGCCAGGCTGAACAAGGCAATACAGGAATCAAAAGCGTTTTCCCATATCTATAACCGTAATTTTAAAAGAGAATATCTGTTTCATCAACGGCTGCTGGAATTGCTTCCCGATAATTTTAATCCTAACTATCAGGATGGAGACGGAGATTGTATGATGACGTAA
- a CDS encoding M16 family metallopeptidase, protein MTDRKYKETVHTDKNQYEYITITHDENNVRIYTLKNGLKVFLAQNFDAPRIQTFIPVRTGSNNDPADNTGLAHYLEHMMFKGTSKIGTQNWEKEKELLDQISALYEEHKAEQDPEKKKEIYKKIDEVSQEASQYAIANEYDKAISSLGASGTNAHTWFDETVYKNNIPNNELEKWLKIEKERFSEIVLRLFHTELESVYEEFNRAQDNDTRLVSYELMSALFPTHPNGQQTTLGRPEHLKNPSMKAIHKYFDEYYVPNNYAMVLVGDLDFEETIQLVDQYFGTLPYKELPKKTPIIEQPITEIVTRTVKSPTTPRTQLAWRTESYGTRNAMLADVVANILSNRGEAGLLDLHINQTQKMLWAQAFSVGLRQYGYFSIVAVPKENQTLEEAKNMVLEEIELIKKGDFPDWMLPAIINDFKIQRMKGLETAEGLATTLYDSYIKGRTWEQELNEMDEYAAFTKEDVVNFAKDFFKENYVVVNKEKGVNDTLIRVENPGITPVKINRDTQSDFLREILMDKTEDIKPEFIDYQKEIATDQLNGKKLSSVKNKYNDIAQLHFIFPFGSDNDRDLGISTQLLQYLGTDTLSPEDLKKEFFKIGISNDFKTTNDQLIISLSGLEENIEKGIALLQHWMHDVKPNQEIYNQFVGTVLENREAIKKDKNRIMTALTNYTKLGVHSRFTDVISKEELENSNSEVFTDRMKKLFKYPYQVFFYGKNFENFKGYIGQYIETESLQIPEAKQYPEPATGGNVNFINYDMVQMEMSKIGKGNLVNPLHFGKINVFNEYFGRGLSSIVFQEMRESKSLAYSAYVSYAANSELNHPDYVTTYIGTQPDKLMVAVDTLNELMKEPPEVPIQFENSRNAALKQIASTRVTRENVFFNTLDLKKLNIYHDFRKDIYKQIQDLKFEDIRHFYQTEVKSIDFNTAIIGKKENLNMEAVNKMGTFKEVSLKDIFGH, encoded by the coding sequence ATGACAGACAGAAAATATAAGGAAACGGTTCATACTGATAAAAACCAATACGAATATATTACAATAACACACGACGAAAATAACGTCAGAATCTATACTTTGAAAAATGGGCTGAAAGTTTTTCTTGCTCAAAATTTCGATGCTCCGAGGATACAGACTTTTATTCCTGTAAGAACCGGAAGCAATAATGATCCGGCCGATAATACAGGACTGGCTCATTATCTAGAGCATATGATGTTTAAAGGAACTTCAAAAATCGGGACTCAAAACTGGGAAAAGGAAAAAGAACTTCTGGACCAGATCTCAGCTTTGTATGAAGAGCATAAAGCAGAACAGGATCCTGAAAAGAAAAAAGAAATCTATAAAAAGATTGATGAAGTTTCTCAGGAAGCCAGCCAATACGCTATTGCGAATGAATATGACAAAGCCATTTCTTCTTTGGGAGCCAGCGGAACAAATGCGCATACCTGGTTTGATGAAACAGTATATAAAAACAATATTCCAAACAACGAGCTTGAAAAGTGGCTGAAAATAGAAAAGGAGAGATTTTCTGAAATTGTACTTCGTCTTTTTCATACGGAACTGGAATCTGTGTATGAAGAGTTCAACAGGGCTCAGGATAATGACACAAGACTTGTAAGCTATGAATTGATGAGTGCTCTTTTCCCTACGCATCCTAATGGCCAACAGACGACACTGGGAAGACCGGAGCATTTGAAAAACCCTTCTATGAAGGCTATTCATAAGTATTTTGATGAATATTATGTTCCTAATAACTATGCAATGGTGCTGGTTGGTGATCTTGATTTTGAAGAGACCATTCAATTAGTTGATCAATATTTTGGTACTTTACCTTATAAAGAGCTTCCGAAAAAGACACCTATCATTGAACAACCCATTACAGAAATTGTCACAAGAACGGTGAAAAGCCCTACTACTCCACGCACTCAGCTGGCATGGAGAACGGAAAGCTATGGAACAAGAAATGCCATGCTTGCAGATGTTGTTGCGAATATCCTCAGCAACAGAGGTGAAGCCGGATTACTGGATCTGCACATCAATCAGACTCAAAAAATGCTTTGGGCTCAAGCATTTTCTGTAGGTTTAAGACAATATGGATATTTTTCTATTGTAGCCGTACCTAAAGAAAATCAAACTCTGGAAGAAGCAAAGAACATGGTCCTGGAGGAAATCGAATTGATAAAGAAAGGTGATTTCCCTGACTGGATGCTGCCGGCAATCATCAATGATTTCAAAATTCAGAGAATGAAAGGCCTTGAAACGGCCGAAGGACTTGCTACGACACTGTACGATTCTTATATAAAAGGAAGAACATGGGAGCAGGAACTGAATGAGATGGATGAGTATGCTGCTTTTACGAAGGAAGATGTAGTAAATTTTGCCAAGGATTTTTTCAAAGAAAATTATGTTGTTGTCAATAAAGAAAAAGGGGTCAATGATACGTTGATCAGAGTTGAAAATCCAGGTATTACGCCTGTTAAAATCAACAGGGATACTCAGTCTGATTTTTTAAGAGAGATTTTAATGGATAAGACGGAGGATATTAAACCTGAATTTATCGACTATCAGAAAGAGATTGCCACTGATCAGCTTAACGGAAAAAAATTAAGTTCCGTCAAGAATAAATATAATGATATTGCACAGCTGCATTTCATTTTTCCTTTTGGAAGCGATAATGACAGAGATCTCGGAATTTCCACTCAGTTGCTGCAATACCTTGGTACGGATACTCTTTCGCCTGAAGATTTAAAAAAGGAATTTTTTAAAATCGGGATCAGCAATGATTTCAAAACTACGAATGACCAGTTGATTATCTCTCTAAGCGGACTGGAAGAAAATATAGAAAAAGGAATTGCTCTACTGCAGCACTGGATGCATGATGTAAAACCAAATCAGGAAATCTACAATCAGTTTGTGGGAACTGTACTGGAAAACAGAGAGGCTATCAAGAAGGATAAAAACCGTATTATGACAGCGCTGACCAATTATACCAAATTGGGCGTTCACTCACGTTTTACGGATGTTATTTCTAAAGAGGAACTTGAAAACAGCAACTCTGAAGTATTCACTGACAGAATGAAAAAGCTTTTCAAATATCCATATCAGGTATTCTTCTATGGTAAAAACTTTGAGAATTTCAAGGGATATATTGGTCAGTATATAGAAACTGAAAGTCTTCAGATTCCGGAAGCGAAGCAATATCCAGAGCCTGCCACCGGAGGAAATGTAAATTTCATCAATTATGATATGGTTCAGATGGAAATGAGCAAGATCGGAAAGGGAAATCTTGTGAATCCGCTTCATTTTGGAAAGATCAATGTATTTAATGAATATTTTGGACGGGGATTATCTTCAATTGTTTTCCAAGAGATGCGTGAAAGTAAAAGTCTTGCTTATTCTGCTTACGTTTCTTATGCAGCCAACTCTGAACTTAACCATCCTGATTATGTAACAACCTATATCGGAACTCAGCCTGATAAGCTTATGGTTGCCGTGGATACACTAAACGAGTTGATGAAAGAACCTCCTGAAGTACCTATTCAGTTTGAAAATTCCAGAAATGCAGCCCTTAAACAGATTGCTTCTACAAGAGTAACCCGTGAAAACGTTTTTTTCAATACATTAGATTTGAAAAAGCTCAATATTTATCATGATTTCAGAAAAGATATTTATAAACAGATCCAGGATCTGAAATTTGAAGATATCAGACATTTTTATCAGACAGAAGTGAAATCCATAGATTTTAATACAGCCATTATCGGTAAAAAAGAAAATCTGAATATGGAAGCCGTCAATAAAATGGGAACATTTAAAGAAGTAAGTCTGAAAGATATTTTCGGACATTAA
- the kdpA gene encoding potassium-transporting ATPase subunit KdpA, producing the protein MNTEILGIIAMFAVTLVIGIFLGKYIANVYGYKKTFLDPVFEPIEKLIYKVSGINPARQMNWKQNMYAMLAINLIWFIIGFLLLLNQAWLPLNPDGNPNMSPDLAFNTTISFLVNCNLQHYSGETGVSYLSQLYLMFLQFVTAATGMAAMAVLFKAFKEKTSTELGNFYDYFTKSMVRILVPISVIVALILSMNGSPMTFEGKDHIITLEGQKADVSRGPVSAFVAIKHLGTNGGGFFGANSAHPLENPNYITNMTEMVTQMIIPFALVFALGFYLNKRKLSWVIFTVMTVGFLALTIPNVVNETAGNPLITQMGTDSSLGAMEGKEIRFGSASSGYWSIATTVISTGSVNSMHDSTMPLSGMNELLAMMINCFYGGCGVGILNYFIFIILAVFISGLMVGRTPEFMGKKIEAKEMKIAMIVALFHPFLILAGTALTAYLPEFGAKTLNNPGFHGFSEMLYEFTSSAANNGSGFEGLGDNTPWWNISTGIVLLLSRFIPIIGPVAIAGLLAQKKYIPESSGTLKTDTATFGFMTLAVILLIAALSFFPALTLGPIAEQIQYFSK; encoded by the coding sequence ATGAATACAGAAATTTTAGGCATTATAGCAATGTTTGCTGTCACGTTAGTTATCGGAATTTTTTTAGGAAAATATATAGCTAATGTTTATGGATACAAAAAGACTTTTCTTGATCCGGTTTTTGAACCCATTGAAAAGTTAATTTATAAAGTTTCGGGGATTAATCCTGCCCGTCAGATGAATTGGAAGCAGAATATGTACGCCATGCTGGCGATCAATCTTATATGGTTCATCATTGGATTCCTTCTTTTATTGAATCAGGCATGGCTGCCTTTAAATCCTGATGGAAACCCGAATATGTCTCCCGATCTGGCTTTTAATACAACCATTTCATTCTTGGTTAACTGTAATTTACAGCATTATTCAGGAGAAACCGGGGTAAGCTATTTGAGCCAGCTTTATCTGATGTTTTTACAGTTTGTAACTGCAGCAACAGGTATGGCAGCAATGGCTGTCCTTTTCAAAGCTTTTAAAGAAAAAACAAGTACAGAATTAGGGAACTTTTATGATTATTTCACAAAATCAATGGTCAGAATCTTAGTTCCTATAAGTGTGATTGTTGCTTTAATTCTTTCTATGAACGGAAGTCCTATGACTTTTGAAGGAAAGGATCATATCATCACATTGGAGGGACAGAAGGCTGATGTTTCCAGAGGTCCTGTATCTGCATTTGTTGCAATTAAACATTTAGGAACTAATGGAGGTGGATTTTTCGGAGCCAACTCGGCACATCCGCTTGAAAATCCTAATTATATCACCAATATGACAGAGATGGTCACTCAGATGATCATTCCGTTTGCATTAGTATTTGCACTGGGTTTTTATCTGAATAAAAGGAAACTGTCATGGGTGATCTTTACCGTAATGACAGTCGGTTTTCTTGCTCTTACCATTCCGAATGTTGTGAATGAAACGGCTGGAAATCCTCTGATTACACAAATGGGAACAGACAGCAGTCTGGGAGCAATGGAAGGTAAAGAAATCCGTTTCGGAAGTGCTTCATCCGGCTATTGGAGTATCGCTACTACAGTTATTTCTACGGGATCTGTGAATTCCATGCATGACAGTACTATGCCTCTCTCGGGGATGAATGAGCTGCTTGCCATGATGATCAACTGCTTCTACGGAGGCTGCGGGGTTGGAATTCTGAACTACTTCATCTTTATCATTCTGGCTGTATTCATCAGTGGTCTGATGGTAGGGCGAACCCCTGAATTTATGGGGAAAAAGATTGAAGCCAAAGAGATGAAAATCGCTATGATTGTGGCTTTATTCCATCCTTTTTTAATTCTTGCAGGAACAGCTTTAACGGCTTATCTACCAGAATTTGGAGCAAAAACATTGAATAATCCAGGTTTCCATGGTTTCAGTGAAATGCTGTACGAGTTTACTTCTTCTGCAGCCAATAACGGATCCGGATTCGAAGGACTGGGAGACAATACACCATGGTGGAATATCTCAACGGGAATTGTTCTTTTATTATCCAGATTCATCCCGATTATAGGCCCTGTTGCTATTGCAGGATTACTGGCACAGAAAAAATATATCCCCGAAAGTTCCGGAACACTGAAAACAGATACAGCTACTTTCGGCTTTATGACCCTGGCGGTGATTTTACTGATTGCAGCATTGTCATTCTTCCCTGCATTGACATTAGGCCCTATTGCAGAGCAGATTCAGTATTTCTCAAAATAA
- a CDS encoding sigma-54-dependent transcriptional regulator, with translation MSGNILIIDDEIKLLKLLGMILSQENFNVKEASTARSAMTMLEQYDFDVVLSDVRLPDAFGVELIKSIKSKYPQLEIILMTAFGNITDAVQAMKNGAYDYLVKGDDNEKIIPLVYKALEKVKDNKSRTVQQVVTKGFDQIIGKSPLILQAKKLAEKVALTDAAVLLTGETGTGKEVFASAIHEGSDRKKNSFVAINCSAFSKEILESELFGHKQGAFTGAVKDKKGLIEEANGGTLFLDEIGEMPIELQAKLLRVLETREFIKMGETKVSKSDFRLIAATNRDLEDEIKQGNFREDLYFRLNVFEITLPSLRNRKEDLKVLAKNFIDLFSHKLHLSSVQVSPDYYKALEKNDWKGNIRELRNAVERSLILMDNNILDADSLPHYSEKAIPESDSLSIRSLEKIHIQKVLQYTKGNKAEAARLLEIGIATLYRKLEEYGLK, from the coding sequence ATGTCAGGAAACATTCTGATCATCGATGATGAGATCAAACTTCTTAAGTTATTAGGAATGATTCTCTCCCAAGAAAATTTTAATGTAAAAGAAGCTTCTACGGCACGTTCAGCGATGACAATGCTGGAGCAATATGATTTTGATGTTGTTTTAAGCGATGTCCGTCTGCCTGATGCTTTTGGAGTAGAATTGATAAAGTCTATTAAAAGCAAATATCCTCAGCTGGAAATTATTCTGATGACGGCTTTCGGTAATATTACTGATGCAGTGCAGGCTATGAAGAATGGAGCATATGATTATCTGGTGAAAGGTGATGATAATGAAAAAATTATCCCATTGGTGTACAAAGCTCTTGAAAAGGTAAAGGATAACAAATCAAGAACAGTACAACAGGTTGTCACCAAAGGATTTGACCAGATCATAGGGAAATCACCTTTAATTTTACAGGCCAAGAAATTGGCTGAAAAAGTGGCTTTAACAGACGCCGCTGTTTTGCTTACAGGAGAAACAGGAACGGGTAAAGAAGTCTTTGCAAGTGCGATTCATGAAGGGAGTGACAGAAAGAAAAACAGCTTTGTAGCAATTAACTGCTCGGCATTCAGTAAAGAGATTCTGGAAAGTGAGCTTTTCGGGCATAAACAAGGGGCTTTTACCGGTGCTGTAAAAGACAAGAAGGGATTGATTGAAGAAGCAAATGGAGGTACTTTGTTTCTGGATGAAATTGGAGAGATGCCGATAGAACTTCAGGCCAAGCTTCTCAGGGTTTTGGAAACCAGAGAGTTTATCAAAATGGGTGAGACGAAAGTTTCAAAATCTGATTTCAGATTAATCGCAGCTACTAACAGAGATTTGGAAGATGAAATAAAGCAGGGAAACTTCAGAGAAGACCTCTATTTCAGACTGAATGTATTTGAAATCACTCTTCCGTCTCTGCGCAATAGAAAAGAAGATCTGAAAGTACTTGCGAAGAATTTTATTGACCTTTTTTCTCATAAACTTCATTTGTCATCTGTTCAGGTAAGTCCGGATTATTATAAAGCATTGGAGAAAAACGACTGGAAGGGAAATATCCGTGAGTTGAGAAATGCTGTGGAACGAAGTTTAATCTTGATGGATAATAATATCCTTGATGCCGACAGTCTTCCTCATTATTCTGAAAAAGCAATTCCGGAAAGCGATTCTTTAAGCATCCGTTCCCTGGAAAAAATACATATTCAGAAAGTATTACAATATACAAAAGGAAATAAAGCGGAAGCAGCCAGATTACTTGAGATTGGTATTGCCACACTATACCGTAAACTGGAAGAATACGGATTAAAATAA
- a CDS encoding polysaccharide deacetylase family protein yields MKDRIINVLAAFESDNIGKSFPLDYCLPLYHSVSDRELPHIKHVIRYKNTKQFEEDLDHLAKNFQFVNWQQFKDYMSGDFKSKKKIALLTFDDGFREFYDIAVPILERKGIYACNFVNPAFIDNKDMMFRCKASLLADAVEKKKTIDPKIYFVLSLQNADRSILKKKILSVNYQEKDILDQLAEKLEVDFNAYSKEFKPYLSTEELKELAGRGFGISSHSWDHPKYGDLSLKEQMETTDKTFAYLKENGFLYESFAFPFTDFEVQKDFFDELFKNEEIYCSFGCAGIKLDSVKRNFQRIPMEMGESGEQILKKEMAYFKLKRLINKNMILRK; encoded by the coding sequence ATGAAAGACAGGATCATCAATGTTTTGGCAGCTTTTGAATCTGATAATATCGGGAAATCTTTTCCGCTGGATTACTGTTTGCCGCTTTATCACAGTGTCTCAGACAGAGAGCTTCCCCATATAAAACATGTGATCCGGTATAAGAATACAAAACAGTTTGAAGAAGATCTTGATCATCTTGCAAAGAATTTCCAGTTTGTCAACTGGCAGCAGTTCAAGGATTATATGTCTGGTGATTTTAAATCTAAGAAAAAAATTGCCCTGCTTACATTTGATGACGGTTTCAGAGAGTTTTATGATATTGCGGTGCCCATTTTGGAAAGAAAAGGTATTTATGCCTGCAATTTTGTTAATCCGGCTTTTATAGACAATAAAGATATGATGTTCAGATGCAAAGCCAGTCTTCTTGCAGATGCCGTTGAAAAAAAGAAAACCATTGATCCTAAAATTTATTTTGTGCTATCGCTTCAGAACGCCGATAGAAGCATTTTAAAGAAGAAAATTTTATCTGTAAATTATCAGGAAAAAGATATTCTGGATCAGCTTGCTGAAAAGCTTGAAGTGGATTTTAATGCCTATTCAAAAGAATTCAAACCTTATTTAAGCACAGAAGAGTTAAAAGAACTTGCCGGAAGAGGTTTCGGAATTTCTTCTCACAGCTGGGATCACCCGAAATACGGAGACTTATCATTGAAAGAACAGATGGAAACTACAGATAAAACTTTTGCTTATTTGAAGGAAAACGGTTTCCTCTATGAAAGTTTTGCATTTCCGTTTACTGATTTTGAGGTTCAGAAAGATTTTTTTGATGAGCTTTTTAAAAATGAAGAAATCTACTGCAGTTTTGGCTGTGCAGGAATAAAGCTGGATAGTGTGAAGAGAAATTTTCAAAGAATTCCAATGGAAATGGGGGAGAGTGGAGAACAGATACTGAAAAAAGAAATGGCATACTTCAAACTGAAAAGGCTGATTAATAAAAATATGATTCTGAGAAAATGA